The window AAAGAAAAGAGATGTTGGACAACCATTTAGACGTGTATCAGTGCTATAACCACCTGATCAGGGTTAATTCCGCGTTGACGATAAAAATGGAGAAGGGTGAGAAGAACAGAGAAAGAAC of the Methanomicrobia archaeon genome contains:
- a CDS encoding IS1 family transposase; the protein is RKEMLDNHLDVYQCYNHLIRVNSALTIKMEKGEKNRERTPCMAEGITDHVWTWKELLMFKVSNES